The Bacteroidetes Order II. bacterium DNA segment GTACCGCCCGAAGAAGATGTTGTGGTTAATTTTGAAAAAGTATGTAAGCGGACGCATTTAGACATTGCTTCTGTAAACTCTGCCTGCACCATCAAAACCGATCAAGACGGAACAATCGTCCATCTCCACCTTTCGGCGGGTGGTGTGGCGCCATACCCCAAATATCTTAAAAAAACATGCCAGTTTTTGATGGGTAAAAAGCCGCAAGAAGCACTCTTCAAGGCCGCAAACGAAATCTTGCAACAAGAAATTGCCCCCATCAGCGATGTCCGTGGGCAAGAGGCGTATAAGCGGCTATTGGTCCGGCAATTGTTCTTTGCCCATTTACAAGTGGCGCTACCCGATATTCGATTTGTATAAGAGGCTCTTATGAAGCAAACACCATCCGTCCCTCTCCCTTCCTTCGGCAATCCGGATGCGATAGGCCACGTTACAGGGCGTTCTTTGTATTTAGACGACTTGCCCGTGATGCAAGAGACGTTGCATCTTTTGGTTTTGGACGCACCAATTGCACATGGCAAAATTACCCGTTTAGAGACCCAAATAGCGGCGGCACTCCCTGATGTAGTAGCTATTCTGACCGCAAAAGACATTCCTGGCGAGAACCAAATTGGGGGAATTTTCCCCGACGAGCCCCTATTTGCCGAAAGCGAGGTGCATTTCCAGGGGCAACCTGTTTTATTGATTGTTGCAGAAACAGCAGAGGCAGCAGAAGCAGCAAAAAAGGCTATTGTACTGGAGATAGCCCCGTTGCCTGTCATTACAGATCCTCGGGAAGCTTATGCAACAGGTCACTTGCTTTCCCCTTCGCGTACTTTTAAGATGGGCGATCCTCATGCTGCCTTTGAAAAATGTGCCTATGTTTTTTCCGGCATTGCCGAAAGTGGTGGTCAGGAGCACTTGTATTTGGAAACGCAAGGTGCTTATGCCTATCCAACTGAATCCGGCGGCATCAAAGTTCACGCTTCGACACAAGGCCCAACGGCGGTTCAGCGCACCATTGCACGGGTTTTGGGCTTACCCATGAACCGGATCGAAGTGGATGTTACCCGATTGGGCGGAGGGTTTGGCGGAAAAGAAGACCAGGCATCGCTTTGGGGCGCACTTGCGGCATTGGCCGCTTGGAAGACCGGAAAAGCGGCCAAATTAGTTCCTCATCGGATGCAAGACCTACGTATGACGGGCAAGCGCCATCCTTATTCCAGTGATTATAAAATTGGATTAGATAAAGATCTACGTATACTGGCCTATGAAGCCACATACTACCAAAATGGGGGCGCAGCGGCAGATCTGTCACCCGCCATTTTAGAGCGAACACTGTTTCATGCCACCAATAGTTATGCCATTCCCCATGTATCCGCAACGGCCCACTCGTGCAAGACCCACTTGCCCCCGAATACGGCTTTTCGCGGATTTGGCGGCCCCCAAGGCATGTTTGTCATTGAAGCAGCCATACATCATGCCGCAACCGAACTGGGCGTTCCAGCCTTCGAGATTCAAGAAAAAAATCTGGTGCAGGATGGATACGAAATGTCTTATGGCCAAGTCCTTTCAGGTACAAAAGCCATTGAAACATGGCGTAAGGCACGGCAGGAATTTAACCTTGATCAGATGCTGGAGGCGGTGACGAACTTTAATGCCACACATCCTTATCGCAAAAAAGGGCTTGCAATAATGCCCATTTGTTTTGGCATTTCCTTTACCAATACCATGATGAACCAAGCACGGGCCTTGGTACATGTGTATTCCGATGGGAGCGTGAGTGTGAGCACAGGGGCCATAGAAATGGGGCAAGGTGTGAATGCCAAAATGGTACAAGTTGCGGCCAAAACCTTGGGAATCCATACAAAACGTATTCGATTAGAAACCACCAATACAGGTAGGGTGGCCAATACCTCGCCCTCTGCGGCCAGTGCTACCGCCGATTTGAACGGTAAGGCAGTTTTAGATGCCTGTCAACAAATCCAATCTCGGCTTTTGACGGTCTTGGCGGAAGTAACAGGAAGCAATGAAGTATCTATTCATAATGATCAAATTTGGATTAATCAAACGCTTTCCGAATGGTCATGGGAGCAGTTAATCCAGACGTGTCATGCCAAGCGAATCAACCTAAGCGCCAAAGGACACTACGCCACCCCTGAAATACATTTTGACAAAACCCGCGAAAAAGGCCATCCTTTTGCTTACCACGTGTATGGTACCGCGATTACGCTTGCAGAAGTGGATTGTATCCGTGGAACTTATGGTTTTGATGCGGTAAAAATAATCCATGATGGCGGAAACAGCATGAACCCTGTGGTAGATATTGGACAGGTGGAAGGTGGACTGGTTCAGGGCATGGGCTGGATGACCATGGAAGAAGTGGTGTATGACCAAGAAGGGAAATTACGCGCCAATGCGCTTTCTACGTATAAAATTCCAGACATTTATGCGGTTCCCCACGAAATAGTGGTGCATTTTTTGGAGGAAGCAGGCCCAGAACTCGCCTTATTCAAATCCAAAGCAGTAGGAGAACCGCCGCTCATGTACGGCATTGGGGCTTATTTCGCACTCACAAATGCCATAACGGCTTTTAACCCTGACGCACATTTGGCCTATGCCGCGCCCATGACACCCGAAAAAGTACTCCTTGCCCTTTATTCGTCCTCAATGCCATGAAAAAACGAAACGGACTATATAGCCGTCGTTGTTTTATTAACGGTCGGTTAGAGGAAGCCATTATTTTTATTGAACAAGGTAAAATAACAGAAATCCGAAAAGCGCGTAAAATCCTTCGGAACGAAGCAATTCAGGACTATGGCGAAGCGGTATTGATGCCCGGCGTAATTGATGCTCATGTACACCTCAACGAACCGGGTCGGGCAACATGGGAAGGATTTAAAACGGGCACGCTGGCTGCCGCCTATGGTGGTACTACGTCTTTGATAGACATGCCGCTGAATGCCAGCCCCGTTACTACCCATACCAAAGCACTCAACGCCAAGTTGCAAGCTGCATCAGGCAAAATCAATGTTCATTGTGGGTTTTATGGCGGATTGATACCGGGTAACTTCCACCAACTTCCGGACTTGATCGCAGCGGGTGTCTTGGGGATCAAAGCATTTTTGGTTCATTCGGGCATAGACGAATTCCCCAATGCGGCGTTAGAAGACCTCGACAAGGCCATGCCACTTCTAGCCAAAGCCGAAATTCCGTTGTTGGTACATTGCGAAATACCAGACGGTACAGGTGGGTTCTCGGATTATTCCGACCCATTGCGGTACCAACACTACCTGAATAGCCGTCCCCCCTCGTGGGAAGTCAGGGCCATCGAAGCCGTGATTGATTTATGCAAGAAACACCACTGCAAGACCCATATTGTACATGTTTCTTCTGCACAAGCGCTTGGTTTAATTGAACAAGCACGTCATGAAGGCTTGCCCCTCACAGCAGAAACCTGCGCCCATTATTTATTCTTCGCTGCGGAAGAAGTTCCAGACAGACAGCCCATATACAAATGTGCGCCGCCCATTAGAACCGAGGCCAATAATCATCAATTAAAAA contains these protein-coding regions:
- a CDS encoding molybdopterin-dependent oxidoreductase: MKQTPSVPLPSFGNPDAIGHVTGRSLYLDDLPVMQETLHLLVLDAPIAHGKITRLETQIAAALPDVVAILTAKDIPGENQIGGIFPDEPLFAESEVHFQGQPVLLIVAETAEAAEAAKKAIVLEIAPLPVITDPREAYATGHLLSPSRTFKMGDPHAAFEKCAYVFSGIAESGGQEHLYLETQGAYAYPTESGGIKVHASTQGPTAVQRTIARVLGLPMNRIEVDVTRLGGGFGGKEDQASLWGALAALAAWKTGKAAKLVPHRMQDLRMTGKRHPYSSDYKIGLDKDLRILAYEATYYQNGGAAADLSPAILERTLFHATNSYAIPHVSATAHSCKTHLPPNTAFRGFGGPQGMFVIEAAIHHAATELGVPAFEIQEKNLVQDGYEMSYGQVLSGTKAIETWRKARQEFNLDQMLEAVTNFNATHPYRKKGLAIMPICFGISFTNTMMNQARALVHVYSDGSVSVSTGAIEMGQGVNAKMVQVAAKTLGIHTKRIRLETTNTGRVANTSPSAASATADLNGKAVLDACQQIQSRLLTVLAEVTGSNEVSIHNDQIWINQTLSEWSWEQLIQTCHAKRINLSAKGHYATPEIHFDKTREKGHPFAYHVYGTAITLAEVDCIRGTYGFDAVKIIHDGGNSMNPVVDIGQVEGGLVQGMGWMTMEEVVYDQEGKLRANALSTYKIPDIYAVPHEIVVHFLEEAGPELALFKSKAVGEPPLMYGIGAYFALTNAITAFNPDAHLAYAAPMTPEKVLLALYSSSMP
- the allB gene encoding allantoinase AllB, translating into MKKRNGLYSRRCFINGRLEEAIIFIEQGKITEIRKARKILRNEAIQDYGEAVLMPGVIDAHVHLNEPGRATWEGFKTGTLAAAYGGTTSLIDMPLNASPVTTHTKALNAKLQAASGKINVHCGFYGGLIPGNFHQLPDLIAAGVLGIKAFLVHSGIDEFPNAALEDLDKAMPLLAKAEIPLLVHCEIPDGTGGFSDYSDPLRYQHYLNSRPPSWEVRAIEAVIDLCKKHHCKTHIVHVSSAQALGLIEQARHEGLPLTAETCAHYLFFAAEEVPDRQPIYKCAPPIRTEANNHQLKKALKQGILDFITSDHSPAPPEIKSLESGNFKTAWGGIAGLQSLLSASWTALKGLLTIETFIPLLTENPAKFLALFPQKGIIQVGSDADLVVWQPEIPFTLKPEDLQYRHKISPYVGKSMAGKVIATYVAGENILIHRQNPIKTGTCILKPSKKP